DNA sequence from the Candidatus Deferrimicrobiaceae bacterium genome:
ACCACATCGACCTGCACGCCTTTTCCCCGAAAGAGGTCGTCTCCGTGGTGGAGGAGTATCTCGAGGAGGCGTCGAACCAAGGCTTGCGGCAGGTCCGGATCATCCACGGACGCGGAACCGGAACACAGAGGCAGATGGTCCGGGCCGCTCTTTCCCGCCACCCGAGGGTGGAGGCGTTCGGGAACGCCCCGCCCGAGGCCGGCGGATGGGGAGCCACCTTCGTGCTCCTGCGGGGTCCTTGAAGGAGAGCCCTATCTCCGAAGGGTGATCTCGATCCGGTTCACGCTCTTGACGAGGGTATGGTCCTTCTTGATGACCTGTTCGCCGTCGAGCGATTTCTTCATGAGGGACAGCACGGCCGCGTGGAGCGGGGACGCCGGCTTGTCGGGGAGTCGGTAATCGATCCAAAGGCCGTCCTTCTTGGATTCGACGAGCCCGGCCTCGGATAGGGTCTTCAGGTGGTGCGACACGTTGGGCTGCGATCCTTTGAGGACGTGCTGGATCTCGCAGACGCATAAAGGCCGTGCCTCGAGCATCTTCAGGATCCGGAGACGCGTCTCATCCGACAGGGCCTTGAACAGTTTGGTCGTGGTCTTCAATGGAATCCCCCCCCCCGGGTAATAATATAACGTAATCCTTGCAGTCCGGCGCGGTCAAGCGGGACGATGGGGAGATCGGGCGGGGCGGCGGCGAGGGGGAATGATGGCGAAGGGGAAAGCGAAAGGGTCGCGCGAGGGGCGCAAAACCGTGCTCTTCCTGTGCACCGGGAACGCCTGCCGCAGCCAGATGGCCGAGGGGTGGGCGAAGGCGCTGAAATCGGAGGAGATCGAGGTCTTTTCCGCCGGAGTCGCGCCGTGCTACGTCCATCCGACGGCGATCCGGATCATGGCGGAGGCGGGGGTCGACATCTCCGGGCAATACTCCAAGCACGTGGAGGAGATGGACGGAATCCGCTTCGACTACATCGTGACGCTTTGCGACCACGCCGGCAAGGTGTGCCCCTACCACCCCGGCCTCGGGAAGCGGGTCCACCGTCCGTTCGAGGACCCCGTCTACGCGCGCGGGACGGAGGAGCAGGTGCTCGCCCGCTTCCGGGACGTCCGGGACCAGATCCGCCGTTTCGTCGAGGGGATGCCGGAGAATCTCGAGGACCCCGCGGGGGAAGGGTGAGCCGGCCGCCATGAAGGGTTTCGTCGTACTCCCGCCTTCCCGGGCGCTTCCCCCGCCGGGGCCCGCGGACGCGCCGTCCCACCAACCTCTTCCCCCGCTACTTCGTGGTCCGGAGCGAGCGGCACCTCGAGCAGATCAAACACCAATTTATGGATGCTGTCGATCCTGCCGGAGAACACGATCATCT
Encoded proteins:
- a CDS encoding Smr/MutS family protein, encoding MGLSYRIRGEVVWLRGREGRKEAALDSPHRIPIEDHIDLHAFSPKEVVSVVEEYLEEASNQGLRQVRIIHGRGTGTQRQMVRAALSRHPRVEAFGNAPPEAGGWGATFVLLRGP
- a CDS encoding metalloregulator ArsR/SmtB family transcription factor — protein: MKTTTKLFKALSDETRLRILKMLEARPLCVCEIQHVLKGSQPNVSHHLKTLSEAGLVESKKDGLWIDYRLPDKPASPLHAAVLSLMKKSLDGEQVIKKDHTLVKSVNRIEITLRR
- a CDS encoding arsenate reductase ArsC codes for the protein MAKGKAKGSREGRKTVLFLCTGNACRSQMAEGWAKALKSEEIEVFSAGVAPCYVHPTAIRIMAEAGVDISGQYSKHVEEMDGIRFDYIVTLCDHAGKVCPYHPGLGKRVHRPFEDPVYARGTEEQVLARFRDVRDQIRRFVEGMPENLEDPAGEG